The following coding sequences are from one Panicum hallii strain FIL2 chromosome 5, PHallii_v3.1, whole genome shotgun sequence window:
- the LOC112895066 gene encoding protein LURP-one-related 11-like — MAKIQPLPAASPSPSSTDECQSLQPRGEQVFTVWMKSLVFSGNGCTVYGADGRVAFRVDNYGCRGGREAFFMDRDGKTLIGIRRKSFGMFRRWEACRYFDAGEGTRPWFTLHKARKGGAAVTMHGGGRTYAVEGCSCKSDYKISGAGGAVVAAIARKQTASGVVLGEDVLTLTVGSEVDHLLVLGMVVVCGLMNRCM; from the coding sequence ATGGCCAAGATCCAGCCCTTACCTGCAGCCTCGCCGTCTCCGTCCTCCACGGATGAGTGCCAAAGCCTTCAGCCGCGAGGCGAGCAGGTGTTCACGGTGTGGATGAAGTCGCTGGTGTTCAGCGGCAACGGCTGCACGGTGTACGGCGCCGACGGCCGCGTCGCCTTCCGCGTCGACAACTACGGCTGCCGGGGCGGCCGCGAGGCCTTCTTCATGGACCGCGACGGCAAGACGCTCATCGGGATCCGAAGGAAGAGCTTCGGGATGTTCAGGAGATGGGAGGCCTGCCGGTACTTCGACGCCGGCGAGGGGACGAGACCATGGTTCACCTTGCACAAGGCTAGAAAAGGCGGGGCCGCCGTGACGATGCACGGCGGCGGGAGGACGTACGCCGTCGAAGGGTGCTCGTGCAAGTCCGACTACAAGAtcagcggcgccggcggcgcggtCGTGGCCGCGATCGCGCGGAAGCAGACGGCGTCCGGGGTTGTGCTGGGAGAGGATGTCCTGACGCTGACAGTGGGGTCGGAGGTGGATCATCTTCTCGTCTTGGGAATGGTCGTCGTCTGCGGCCTCATGAACCGTTGCATGTGA
- the LOC112893029 gene encoding flowering-promoting factor 1-like protein 2: protein MSGVWVFRNGVVRLVENPTSGAAAAASGKRKALLHTPSGEVVTSYTSLERKLAALGWERYYAGGGDGGMLQYHKRTSVDLISLPKDFAHFGSVHMYDIVIKNRDAFRVIDA from the coding sequence atgTCGGGCGTGTGGGTGTTCCGGAACGGCGTGGTGCGGCTGGTGGAGAACCCGAcgtcgggggcggcggcggcggcgtccgggAAGCGCAAGGCGCTGCTGCACACGCCGTCCGGGGAGGTGGTCACCTCCTACACGTCGCTGGAGCGCAAGCTGGCGGCGCTGGGATGGGAGCGCTActacgccggcggcggcgacggcgggatGCTGCAGTACCACAAGCGCACCTCCGTGGACCTCATCTCGCTGCCCAAGGACTTCGCCCACTTCGGCTCCGTCCACATGTACGACATCGTCATCAAGAACCGCGACGCATTCCGCGTCATCGACGCCTAG
- the LOC112895580 gene encoding protein LURP-one-related 11-like isoform X1, whose protein sequence is MAKVKPLPEAAAASSPSASPSQQQGEQKPAVYTVWMKSLVFNGNGCTVYGADGCVAYRVDNYGCRGGREVFFMDRAGNNLIRIQRKEMGSLPVLRRRRRDAAVVQSAQDLEERRRGGDAWQREEQGVQNRRVLAQVRLQDQRRRRLDRGGDRAEADGVRGRARRGRSNADSGTGGGSSARSGFGGRVWPNQPLLVMGTAAANQGGKLFFVWRGFSKVV, encoded by the exons ATGGCCAAGGTCAAGCCCTTGCCTGAAGCTGCTGCGGCATCATCGCCGTCTGCCTCGCCGTCGCAGCAGCAGGGCGAGCAGAAGCCGGCGGTGTACACGGTGTGGATGAAGTCGCTGGTGTTCAACGGCAACGGCTGCACGGTGTACGGCGCCGACGGCTGCGTCGCCTACCGCGTCGACAACTACGGCTGCCGGGGCGGCCGCGAGGTGTTCTTCATGGACCGCGCCGGCAACAACCTCATCAGGATCCAAAGGAAG GAGATGGGAAGCTTGCCGGTGCTTCGACGACGGAGAAGAGACGCGGCCGTGGTTCAGAGTGCACAGGACTTGGAGGAACGGCGCCGCGGTGGCGATGCATGGCAGCGGGAGGAGCAGGGCGTACAGAATCGACGGGTGCTCGCGCAAGTCCGACTACAAGATCAGCGGCGCCGACGGCTTGATCGTGGCGGCGATCGCGCGGAAGCAGACGGCGTCCGGGGTCGCGCTCGGAGAGGACGTTCTAACGCTGACAGTGGGACCGGAGGTGGATCATCTGCTCGTTCTGGGTTTGGTGGTCGTGTTTGGCCTAATCAACCGCTGCTTGTGATGGGAACGGCGGCGGCCAATCAAGGGGGTAAATTGTTCTTCGTTTGGCGAGGGTTTTCTAAGGTGGTTTAA
- the LOC112895164 gene encoding protein RALF-like 22, with product MSPWIGVAHDRSPATAHSLAVRPRCKSNPPTAPRERVRAMPLPRRAALAVAAAVLLLAVAVAAPRAAGQSTAAADPDGWAAAADRGAAGTVEECAGGGGGGTARRELWGSQYISYDAMSRGRVPCSYRGASYYNCRPGGPANPYSRGCSQITRCRG from the coding sequence ATGTCGCCATGGATCGGGGTCGCCCATGATCGCTCGCCGGCCACTGCACATTCATTAGCCGTTCGGCCTCGCTGCAAAAGCAATCCCCCCACCGCGCCGCGAGAGCGCGTGCGAGCaatgccgctgccgcgccgcgccgcgctcgcCGTGGCCGCCGCGGTGCTTCTcctggccgtggccgtggccgcgcCGCGAGCAGCCGGAcagtcgacggcggcggcggatccgGACGGCTGGGCGGCGGCCGCCgaccgcggcgcggcgggcacTGTGGAGGAGTGcgcgggcggtggtggcggcggcacgGCCAGGAGGGAGCTCTGGGGCAGCCAGTACATCAGCTACGACGCGATGAGCCGGGGGCGGGTGCCGTGCTCGTACCGCGGCGCGTCCTACTACAACTGCCGGCCGGGCGGGCCGGCCAACCCCTACTCCCGCGGCTGCTCCCAAATCACCCGCTGCAGAGGCTAG
- the LOC112895657 gene encoding heavy metal-associated isoprenylated plant protein 35-like, with protein sequence MASEPIECQVLVLRVSIHCEGCKKKVKKVLQNINGVYRCEIDARSNKVMVTASTKLDPYVLVAKLRKSGKQAGLWPEQPIQQQPPPAESQSQEPKSQADEQSKPNETAEKPGADNADAAGAEPSNPQPPPEPKQSTAGETPKQESKETSGANANASGEAAAAAEAPLPQPSEPKGKAKQQPPELEKQPVDARVTVEYDRGVGSSYGNHMPPPQHVVMSYNQARPSMSASYYAPAPAPAPAPMARPGPSQGYIDEQYTPSYYGRPSPYEPYYYNAPQPSPYRYQYQSAPSEDYYYSAPPQRSAFSPPRDGYGDMFNDENANSCSVM encoded by the exons ATGGCCTCAGAGCCTATAGAGTGCCAG GTCCTGGTGTTGAGGGTATCCATCCACTGTGAGGGATGCAAGAAGAAGGTGAAGAAAGTGCTCCAAAACATTAATG GCGTGTACCGATGCGAGATCGATGCCCGGAGCAACAAGGTCATGGTGACGGCCTCAACGAAGCTCGATCCCTACGTCCTCGTTGCCAAGCTGCGCAAGTCCGGCAAACAGGCCGGCCTGTGGCCCGAGCAGCCGATACAACAGCAGCCACCACCTGCTGAGAGCCAGAGCCAAGAGCCCAAGAGCCAAGCCGACGAGCAGAGCAAACCCAACGAAACTGCCGAGAAGCCGGGCGCCGACAACGCCGACGCCGCCGGGGCAGAGCCGAGCAACCCCCAGCCTCCACCGGAGCCTAAACAGAGCACCGCCGGCGAGACCCCAAAACAGGAGAGCAAGGAAACCTCCGGTGCCAATGCGAACGCCAGCGGCGAGGCCGCGGCGGCAGCAGAGGCGCCGCTGCCGCAACCCAGCGAACCAAAGGGGAAAGCGAAGCAGCAGCCTCCGGAGCTGGAGAAGCAGCCGGTCGACGCCCGGGTGACGGTGGAGTACGACCGAGGCGTCGGCAGCAGCTACGGGAACCacatgccgccgccgcagcatgTGGTGATGAGCTACAACCAGGCGCGGCCGAGCATGAGCGCGTCCTACTacgcccccgcgccggcgccggcgccggcgccgatgGCGAGGCCGGGGCCGTCGCAGGGCTACATCGACGAGCAGTACACGCCGTCCTACTACGGCCGGCCCTCGCCGTACGAGCCCTACTACTACAACGCTCCTCAGCCGTCGCCGTATCGCTACCAGTACCAGTCCGCTCCGTCGGAGGACTACTACTACAGCGCGCCGCCGCAGAGGAGCGCCTTCTCCCCGCCGCGGGACGGCTACGGCGACATGTTCAACGACGAGAACGCCAATTCTTGCAGCGTGATGTGA
- the LOC112895854 gene encoding LOW QUALITY PROTEIN: potassium transporter 6-like (The sequence of the model RefSeq protein was modified relative to this genomic sequence to represent the inferred CDS: substituted 1 base at 1 genomic stop codon) gives MKAVRVADDDDLILVVAAEKSRQAGEVGPDEIADDESTSGAAGRRTLSFSQAYKMRHRDPMVFTTWQTVLLAYQSLGIVYGDLGTSPLYVFSSLVLPDAGEADFLGVLSLILWTLTAMSLVKYVLIVLRADDHGEGGTFALYSLLRQPRVPRREERAAVQAAYRWLEDSSVLQAAVTCFMLLGTCMMIGDGALTPAISVLSAVQGIQSRSSNIKQEHVVILSVVILLLLFLIQRFGTNKVSASFSPIMLAWFGSIAMIGVYNIARHYPPVLKAVSPHYVYYYFARNKKVGWEQLGAIILCITGAEAMFADLGHFNKSSIQVAFSTLVYPSLILAYSGQAAYLIKHPSQLSTTFYSSIPEPLFWPMFVVATLAAMVASQALISASFSIIRXSMALGCFPRVTICHTSEEYEGQVYCPEINYFLMVVGIAITVGFGGGPEIGRAFGVAVIFVMLITTCLVSMVMDVIWRVNAEWIATFAVAFVSTEGVYGSALMNKFAEGGWVPSAIAAMLLVPTLSWTYGRKLKARYEARHALDAAELGALAARRHAPGACVFLTDLVNGFPPIVRRYAEHTACLRELMLFVTVRELPVRSVLPEERFLVAREAPGVYRCVVRYGYMDKYDLVGDGFVGSAVAALKEAAESAEEAEAVDSALGDGYVVVFGRTILHMGGEHNWFKRFVINYLYRFLQKNFRSSVSMLKIDHAKTLQVGMLMRFEWLMSKKNDFVPQAVMTEW, from the exons ATGAAAGCGGTGCGGGTCGCGGACGACGACGACCTCATCCTAGTGGTCGCCGCCGAGAAGAGCCGTCAGGCCGGCGAGGTAGGCCCCGACGAGATCGCCGATGACGAGAGTACGAGCGGCGCCGCCGGGCGTCGAACCTTGAGCTTCAGCCAGGCTTACAAGATGAGGCACCGCGACCCAATG GTGTTCACGACGTGGCAGACGGTGCTGCTGGCGTACCAGTCGCTCGGCATCGTCTACGGCGACCTGGGCACGTCGCCGCTGTACGTGTTCTCGTCCCTGGTCCTGCCGGACGCCGGCGAGGCGGACTTCCTGGGCGTGCTCAGCCTCATCCTCTGGACGCTCACCGCGATGAGCCTCGTCAAGTACGTGCTCATCGTCCTCCGCGCCGACgaccacggcgagggcggcacGTTCGCGCTCTACTCGCTCCTGCGCCAGCCTCGGGTCCCACGGCGAGAGGAGCGGGCCGCCGTCCAGGCTGCATATCGCTGGCTGGAGGACAGCTCGGTGCTGCAAGCTGCCGTCACCTGCTTCATGTTGCTTGGGACTTGCATGATGATTGGCGATGGGGCTCTCACCCCAGCCATCTCAG TTCTTTCTGCCGTACAAGGAATCCAATCGAGATCTTCCAACATCAAACAAG AGCATGTTGTCATCTTGAGCGTGGTGATCCTGCTCCTGCTGTTCCTCATCCAGCGATTTGGCACGAACAAAGTGAGCGCCTCCTTCTCCCCCATCATGCTCGCGTGGTTCGGATCCATCGCCATGATCGGGGTGTACAACATAGCCAGGCACTATCCACCTGTTCTGAAAGCTGTATCACCACATTACGTATACTACTACTTCGCGAGGAACAAAAAGGTCGGCTGGGAGCAACTTGGAGCCATCATCCTGTGCATCACAG GTGCTGAAGCTATGTTTGCTGATTTGGGTCACTTCAACAAGTCATCGATCCAG GTGGCGTTTTCGACCTTAGTTTACCCATCCCTGATCCTCGCGTACTCCGGCCAAGCGGCGTACCTGATCAAGCACCCCTCGCAGCTGAGCACAACGTTCTACAGCAGCATCCCGGAGCCCCTGTTCTGGCCGATGTTCGTGGTCGCCACTCTGGCGGCCATGGTTGCGAGCCAGGCGCTGATATCCGCCAGCTTCTCCATCATCCGCTAGTCCATGGCTCTTGGTTGCTTCCCTCGCGTCACCATATGCCACACTTCGgaggagtacgaaggccaggTGTACTGCCCGGAGATCAACTACTTCCTGATGGTCGTGGGCATCGCGATCACCGTCGGCTTCGGCGGCGGACCCGAGATCGGCCGCGCCTTTG GTGTTGCAGTGATCTTTGTCATGCTCATCACCACTTGTCTGGTGTCAATGGTCATGGATGTCATCTGGCGAGTGAACGCCGAGTGGATCGCCACGTTCGCCGTCGCCTTCGTCTCCACCGAGGGCGTGTACGGCAGCGCGCTGATGAACAAGTTCGCGGAAGGCGGCTGGGTGCCGTCCGCCATCGCGGCGATGCTGCTGGTGCCCACGCTGTCGTGGACGTACGGGCGCAAGCTCAAGGCCCGGTACGAGGCGCGCCACGCCCTGGACGCCGCGGAGCTCGGCGCGCTGGCGGCCCGCCGCCACGCGCCGGGCGCCTGCGTCTTCCTCACCGACCTGGTCAACGGCTTCCCGCCCATCGTGCGCCGCTACGCCGAGCACACGGCGTGCCTCCGCGAGCTGATGCTGTTCGTCACCGTGCGGGAGCTGCCGGTGCGGTCGGTGCTCCCCGAGGAGCGGTTCCTCGTCGCCAGGGAGGCGCCGGGGGTGTACCGCTGCGTCGTGCGGTACGGGTACATGGACAAGTACGACCTCGTCGGCGACGGGTTCGTCGGGTCCGCCGTCGCCGCGCTCAAGGAGGCCGCCGAGAGCGCCGAGGAGGCCGAGGCGGTGGATTCGGCTCTCGGGGATGGTTACGTCGTCGTGTTCGGGAGGACGATCCTGCACATGGGCGGCGAGCACAACTGGTTCAAGCGGTTCGTCATCAACTACCTCTACAGGTTCCTGCAGAAGAACTTCAGGTCCAGCGTCTCCATGCTCAAGATTGACCATGCCAAGACCTTGCAGGTTGGAATGCTCATGAGATTTGAGTGGTTGATGTCTAAAAAGAATGATTTTGTCCCCCAAGCTGTTATGACAGAGTGGTAG
- the LOC112895580 gene encoding protein LURP-one-related 11-like isoform X2 yields MAKVKPLPEAAAASSPSASPSQQQGEQKPAVYTVWMKSLVFNGNGCTVYGADGCVAYRVDNYGCRGGREVFFMDRAGNNLIRIQRKSFCMFRRWEACRCFDDGEETRPWFRVHRTWRNGAAVAMHGSGRSRAYRIDGCSRKSDYKISGADGLIVAAIARKQTASGVALGEDVLTLTVGPEVDHLLVLGLVVVFGLINRCL; encoded by the exons ATGGCCAAGGTCAAGCCCTTGCCTGAAGCTGCTGCGGCATCATCGCCGTCTGCCTCGCCGTCGCAGCAGCAGGGCGAGCAGAAGCCGGCGGTGTACACGGTGTGGATGAAGTCGCTGGTGTTCAACGGCAACGGCTGCACGGTGTACGGCGCCGACGGCTGCGTCGCCTACCGCGTCGACAACTACGGCTGCCGGGGCGGCCGCGAGGTGTTCTTCATGGACCGCGCCGGCAACAACCTCATCAGGATCCAAAGGAAG AGCTTCTGTATGTTTAGGAGATGGGAAGCTTGCCGGTGCTTCGACGACGGAGAAGAGACGCGGCCGTGGTTCAGAGTGCACAGGACTTGGAGGAACGGCGCCGCGGTGGCGATGCATGGCAGCGGGAGGAGCAGGGCGTACAGAATCGACGGGTGCTCGCGCAAGTCCGACTACAAGATCAGCGGCGCCGACGGCTTGATCGTGGCGGCGATCGCGCGGAAGCAGACGGCGTCCGGGGTCGCGCTCGGAGAGGACGTTCTAACGCTGACAGTGGGACCGGAGGTGGATCATCTGCTCGTTCTGGGTTTGGTGGTCGTGTTTGGCCTAATCAACCGCTGCTTGTGA
- the LOC112894992 gene encoding protein LURP-one-related 11-like encodes MWVTSHWFPTLLTISLQRCSLQVATDSSRSSNQLCSSTPPMAKIQPLPAASSPPSCSPSGDEPQILQKQAAYTVWMKSLVFNGNGCTVYGADGGVAFRVDNYGCRGGPEVFFMDRAGKTLIRIQRKSFGMFRRWEACRYFDDGEETRPWFSVQKAGKNGAAVRIHGCGRTFTIDGCARKSDYKITGADGAVAAAIGRKQTASGVVLGEDVLALTVGSGMDHLLALGLVVICGLMNRCL; translated from the coding sequence ATGTGGGTGACCAGCCACTGGTTCCCCACCCTCCTCACCATCTCACTGCAgcgctgcagcctgcaggtAGCTACCGACAGCAGCAGAAGCAGCAATCAGCTCTGCTCTTCCACCCCTCCAATGGCCAAGATCCAGCCCCTGCCTGCAGCCTCATCGCCTCCCTCCTGCTCACCCTCCGGGGATGAGCCCCAAATCCTGCAGAAGCAGGCAGCGTACACGGTGTGGATGAAGTCGCTGGTGTTCAACGGCAACGGCTGCACCGTGTACGGCGCCGACGGCGGCGTCGCCTTCCGCGTCGACAACTACGGCTGCAGGGGCGGCCCCGAGGTCTTCTTCATGGACCGCGCCGGCAAGACCCTCATCAGGATCCAAAGAAAGAGCTTCGGGATGTTCAGGAGGTGGGAGGCCTGCCGGTACttcgacgacggcgaggagacGAGGCCGTGGTTCAGCGTGCAGAAGGCTGGCAAGAACGGAGCCGCCGTGAGAATACATGGCTGCGGGAGGACGTTCACCATCGACGGGTGCGCGCGCAAATCGGACTACAAAATCACCGGCGCAGACGgcgcggtcgcggcggcgatcgGGCGGAAGCAGACGGCGTCCGGGGTTGTGCTGGGGGAGGACGTCCTGGCGCTGACAGTGGGGTCGGGCATGGATCATCTGCTCGCCTTGGGTTTGGTGGTCATATGTGGCCTCATGAACCGGTGCCTGTGA
- the LOC112895849 gene encoding protein RALF-like 22: MPPPPPRSRAALAVVVAAVLLIVAANPQRSAAAHGPGDSVASCTGTVGECVDDGAVARRELGGNGYIGYGAMGAGNVPCSYRGASYYNCRPSGAANPYSRGCSTINQCRG; encoded by the coding sequence atgccgccgccgccgccacggagCCGCGCGGCGCTCGCGGTGGTCGTCGCTGCCGTGCTCCTCATCGTGGCAGCCAACCCGcagcggagcgccgccgcccacggccCCGGCGACAGCGTGGCCTCCTGCACGGGAACGGTGGGCGAGTGCGTGGACGACGGCGCGGTGGCGAGGAGGGAGCTGGGCGGGAACGGCTACATCGGCTACGGCGCGATGGGCGCCGGCAACGTGCCGTGCTCGTACCGCGGCGCGTCCTACTACAACTGCCGGCCGAGCGGCGCCGCCAACCCCTACTCCCGCGGCTGCTCCACCATCAACCAGTGCAGAGGATAG
- the LOC112895860 gene encoding protein LURP-one-related 11-like, translated as MAITRIQPLSAHLQPCAAPSDPAEKQVYTVWMKSLVFNGHGCTIYGQDGRVAYRVDNYACSRSREVYVMDSDGKTLIKLLKKNFGVFKTWKGYSYRHGPAGLEQENSKPWFSVQKAHRILKKGRQYSSRAVVTVCMSGKVYKIDGVSHKSEYRITAADGEVVAETKRKKTASGVVLGEDVLSLTVGPAADRLLVVGLVVLCGLPNRCI; from the exons ATGGCCATCACTAGGATCCAGCCGCTCTCTGCTCACCTGCAACCTTGTGCTGCTCCGAGCGATCCGGCCGAGAAGCAGGTTTACACGGTGTGGATGAAATCGCTGGTGTTCAACGGCCACGGGTGCACGATCTACGGCCAGGACGGACGCGTCGCCTACCGTGTCGACAACTACGCCTGCAGCCGCAGCCGCGAGGTGTACGTGATGGACAGTGACGGGAAGACGCTGATCAAGCTGCTCAAGAAG AATTTTGGGGTGTTCAAGACATGGAAGGGCTACTCTTATCGCCATGGCCCTGCAGGCCTGGAACAGGAGAACTCCAAGCCATGGTTCAGCGTTCAGAAGGCTCATCGGATTCTGAAGAAGGGAAGGCAGTACAGTAGCAGAGCTGTAGTGACAGTTTGTATGAGTGGGAAGGTTTACAAGATCGACGGCGTGTCACACAAATCGGAATACAGAATCACCGCCGCAGATGGCGAGGTCGTGGCGGAGacgaagaggaagaagacggCCTCAGGGGTGGTGCTGGGCGAGGACGTCCTGAGCCTGACAGTGGGCCCTGCGGCGGATCGCCTGCTTGTTGTCGGTCTTGTGGTCTTGTGTGGCCTCCCCAACCGCTGCATCTGA
- the LOC112894625 gene encoding uncharacterized protein LOC112894625 codes for MAAPPQPPAPPAEEGAAPAAPLPAAPPGPRPYEVAVAAAELRPVDCNLAALCDHIQAEGFGSGAFSDVVVEAMGATYRLHRLILSRSAYFRNMLHGPWREAGAPTVVLHIDDANVDSEAIAIALAYLYGQPPKLNDNNAFRVLAAASFLDLQDLCTICTDFIISELWTSNFLQYQLFAESQDYGSHGERVRSACWGYLCQSATLELREVLPKLSSQTLHALLTSDELWVPNEEKRFELALFTLLAKVTVCELQVSGNEANSPNADRSVRKGKSPMNEPGEEQLIESELQNVKLHDNLGTEIAHSIIAISDMNGEASKRMENDCSTGGPSGESTSYQFNESIWLSSEQTKNYFSRTSSNGVVPTEWGRPNAPLWGGRVVGRRQVRCIRGGSCLSTDEYNAFMNIFERGSLLYCNMSFDALLSVRKQLEEFGFPCKAVNDGLWLQMLLCHRVQAIVADTCRNCCLTSNSCACKQAYVSSHTHYRQEHDRSSASGTVGNIYLADAQGDGNGVLGPVRINVRGAVDGLAGIGRGNSNVPGAAWAPTRYVFSRVPYGLGSRNGQQFANDESEPRIDRNGDISADGLTALVNLSQENNAAHQQAESMFETGMQTRHRSVASVSTPGGSSVQMQESKEHELGSDWETAEDATISLDMKTPLSHFPPFRFGVEFEDVHRLADGQVKHSSEVFYAGSLWKVSVQAFNDEDPHGRRTLGLFLHRRKAEFLDPLRKAHMYVDPREKVTARYQLICPSKREVMIFGSLKQAGTLLPKAPKGWGWRTAILFDELADLLQGGALRIAAVVQLV; via the exons ATGGCCgccccgccgcagccgcccgcgccgccggcggaggagggggccgCACCGGCCGCTCCcctgcccgccgccccgccggggCCGCGGCCGTACGAGGTGGCGGTCGCGGCGGCCGAGCTCCGACCGGTGGACTGCAACCTCGCGGCGCTCTGCGACCACATCCAGGCGGAGGGCTTCGGCTCCGGGGCCTTCTCCGATGTCGTCGTGGAGGCCATGGGCGCCACCTACCGGCTCCACCGCCTCATCCTCTCCCGGAGCGCCTACTTCAG GAATATGCTACATGGTCCTTGGAGAGAGGCTGGAGCACCTACTGTGGTCTTGCACATTGATGATGCGAATGTTGATTCAGAGGCAATTGCAATTGCTCTGGCATATCTTTATGGGCAACCTCCCAAGCTTAATGATAACAATGCATTTCGGGTGCTCGCAGCTGCATCATTTCTGGATCTTCAG GACTTATGCACAATATGTACAGATTTTATTATTTCTGAGCTTTGGACATCAAACTTTTTACAATATCAG TTGTTTGCTGAAAGTCAAGACTATGGTAGTCATGGAGAACGTGTCAGAAGTGCCTGCTGGGGTTATCTTTGTCAAAGTGCCACACTGGAACTACGAGAG GTGCTACCAAAGCTTTCTTCACAAACTTTGCATGCTCTCCTTACGTCTGACGAATTGTGGGTCCCTAATGAAGAGAAACG GTTTGAACTAGCATTGTTTACTCTACTTGCAAAGGTTACTGTGTGTGAGTTACAAGTTAGTGGAAATGAAGCAAACTCACCGAATGCTGATCGATCCGTGAGGAAGGGGAAGTCTCCAATGAATGAACCTGGCGAGGAACAGCTAATTGAGTCTGAATTGCAGAACGTGAAGTTGCATGATAACTTGGGGACTGAAATTGCCCATAGCATTATTGCTATTTCAGATATG AATGGTGAAGCTTCCAAGAGGATGGAGAATGATTGTTCTACTGGAGGACCATCTGGAGAAAGCACTTCATATCAGTTTAATGAAAGCATCTGGCTTTCTAGTGAGCAAACTAAGAATTATTTCTCACGAACTTCCAGTAATGGGGTTGTTCCTACTGAGTGGGGGAGGCCTAATGCACCACTTTGGGGTGGTAGGGTTGTTGGACGGCGGCAAGTTAGATGCATTAGGGGGGGCTCTTGTCTATCTACTGATGAATATAATGCTTTTATGAATATCTTTGAGAGGGGTTCTCTTCTCTACTGCAACATGTCATTTGATGCGCTGTTAAGCGTTCGAAAGCAACTTGAAGAATTTGGATTCCCTTGCAAAGCTGTCAATGATGGTCTTTGGCTACAG ATGCTTCTGTGTCACAGAGTGCAAGCGATAGTTGCTGATACTTGCAGAAATTGTTGCCTTACTAGTAATTCTTGTGCTTGCAAGCAAGCGTATGTGAGCTCGCATACACACTACAGGCAGGAGCATGACCGGAGCAGTGCTTCTGGCACAGTTGGTAATATCTATCTTGCAGATGCCCAGGGTGATGGGAATGGTGTGCTTGGGCCTGTCCGTATTAACGTAAGAGGAGCAGTTGATGGACTTGCTGGTATTGGAAGAGGGAACTCAAATGTGCCTGGTGCAGCTTGGGCTCCTACACGTTATGTCTTCTCCCGTGTCCCTTATGGGCTCGGTTCAAGAAATGGTCAGCAATTTGCCAATGATGAATCAGAACCTAGAATTGACCGCAATGGAGATATTTCAGCAGATGGTTTGACTGCATTGGTTAATCTTAGCCAAGAAAACAATGCTGCCCATCAGCAGGCTGAAAGTATGTTTGAGACTGGCATGCAGACAAGACATCGCAGTGTTGCATCTGTTTCCACTCCAGGTGGTTCTTCTGTCCAGATGCAGGAGTCAAAGGAGCATGAACTTGGGTCAGATTGGGAAACTGCAGAGGACGCAACTATATCATTAGACATGAAAACACCACTTAGCCATTTTCCTCCTTTCCGCTTTGG GGTTGAGTTTGAGGATGTGCACAGGCTTGCTGATGGTCAGGTGAAACATTCGTCTGAAGTATTTTATGCAGGCTCTCTGTGGAAG GTGAGTGTTCAGGCATTCAATGATGAGGATCCTCATGGGCGACGCACCCTTG GACTTTTTCTCCACCGACGCAAGGCTGAGTTTTTAGACCCCTTGAGGAAG GCTCACATGTACGTCGACCCCCGGGAAAAAGTTACTGCTCGGTATCAG CTCATCTGTCCATCAAAGAGAGAGGTCATGATATTCGGAAGCCTGAAGCAGGCCGGGACGCTGCTACCAAAAGCCCCAAAGGGCTGGGGTTGGCGCACTGCTATACTGTTTGATGAGCTTGCGGATCTTCTCCAGGGTGGCGCGCTGCGAATCGCTGCAGTAGTCCAGCTCGTCTAA